The region TGTAGGGCGTACCGCTTTCCGAAAAACCGATGGGGTCCTTGAAGTACCCGGCAATGGCGATTTTCTGTTCCGGTGTGGCAGTGGACATCAACCAAAGCACCAGGAAGAGCGCCATCATCGCCGTAGCAAAGTCGGCGAAGGCGATCTTCCAGGCACCACCGTGGTGGCCGTCGCCAAAGCGCTTTACGCGCTTGACGATAATGGGCTGATTATTCTCCATGACTTAGCGTCCGCGAACCGCTTGTTCCAGCTCGGCGAAACTTGGACGGTGGGCCGGGAACAGCACCTTGCGCCCGAATTCCACTGCCAGAGACGGCGGCATGCCGGAAGCCGAAGCCACCAGCGAAGCCTTGATCGCTTCATAGACGTTGAGTTCTTCGCGGGCGTCCTGGCGCAGCGCGGTGGCCAGCGGGCCGAAGAAACCGTAGGCCGCGAGAATACCGAAGAAGGTACCTACCAACGCCGCACCCACGTGCAGGCCGATGGCCTGCTGGTCGCCATCGCCCAACGAGGCCATGGTCACCACGATACCCAATACTGCAGCCACGATACCGAAGCCTGGCATGCCATCGGCGATACCGGTCACGGCATGGGACGGGTGCTCGAGCTCTTCCTTCATGCTCAACAGCTCCATGTCGAACAGGCCTTCGAGCTCATGGGGAGCCATGTTGCCGGTGGACATGATGCGCAGATAGTCACAGATGAAGGCAGTCATACGTTCATCGCCCAGCACCGCCGGGTATTTGGCAAAGATCGGGCTGGAGGCGGCATCTTCGATATCGGCCTCGATCGCCATCATGCCTTCGCGGCGGCTTTTGTTGAGGATCTCGTAGACCAACCCGAGCACCTCGACATAAAACGTGTGGGTAAAGCGTGTGCCGAACATTTTCAGCGACTTTTTGATTACATGCATGGTCATGTAACCGGGGTTCGCCTGCAAGAACGCACCAAAGGCTGCGCCACCGATGATCAAGACCTCGAAAGGCTGAATCAGTGCCGCAATTTTGCCGTGAGACAGAACATATCCGCCGAGCACACTCGCGAATACGACGATGATGCCGATAATTTTAGCCATAGATTGAAAGCACTTACTGTCGTGGTCGGGGTCGTGAACGGAAGTTAAAAAAACTCTTCTTCTACTTATCGGCAGATCTGCGCCAGACTATAGTCAGTCAAGGCGAAAAGCCAGTTCGGCCCCTTCCAGCATGCCTATTGAAACCAACGTGCCAGATCAAACACCGAAAACACTCGCTGCCTGGGTCAAGCTACTAGATAGCGTTCGATTGCCCATTCCCATCACCAGCTATGAGCGGGTCAACGCCGCAATTGCCGATAGCCGTCGCTCTCTGCGCGATATCGCCGAATTGATGCAGGACAGCCCAGCCTTGGTGCTTGGGGTCATGCGCGAGGCCAATCATCACACCAACACAAGCATCGGCGAGCCTGCCGAGAGCTTGGAAATCGCCTTGAATCGCCTGGGCCTGGCGCGCACAGCAGAGCTGCTCGAGCGCCTGCCAGTCCTTGCTGAGTGCGAGATCGCACCGACCTTGCGTC is a window of Pseudomonas sp. DG56-2 DNA encoding:
- the motA gene encoding flagellar motor stator protein MotA; this encodes MAKIIGIIVVFASVLGGYVLSHGKIAALIQPFEVLIIGGAAFGAFLQANPGYMTMHVIKKSLKMFGTRFTHTFYVEVLGLVYEILNKSRREGMMAIEADIEDAASSPIFAKYPAVLGDERMTAFICDYLRIMSTGNMAPHELEGLFDMELLSMKEELEHPSHAVTGIADGMPGFGIVAAVLGIVVTMASLGDGDQQAIGLHVGAALVGTFFGILAAYGFFGPLATALRQDAREELNVYEAIKASLVASASGMPPSLAVEFGRKVLFPAHRPSFAELEQAVRGR